The window CAACCGTCGTTCGCACCCAACTGAGTAACAGCAATCGCTCCACTGAGGGCTCATTGGGACGTTTGCTGTTACTCAGTTGGGAGGGACAGGTTTAGGAGTTGAGCTTTCCAGCCAGTCGCTCGCGCATTCGAACACTGGCCTCATTGAGCCCGATGAACTCGACTTCACGCCCGTGATTCCGGTACTTCTCTGTCACCGAGTCCAGCACAGCAACCGTGGAGGCATCCCAGATGTGCGAGCCGTGCAAATCGATGATCACCCGATCTATGCCCTCTGAGGAATCTTTCGCATAGTCGAACTGGGTGTACAGATCATTGGAGGAAGCGAAGAACAATTCGCCGTCAACCGTGTACGTCGCAACGTTTTCGCCGTTGAGTTCCAGTTCTGTCCGCTCAACGGTCGCGAAATGGGCCACCCGCCGCGCAAAGAGCACCATAGCGGTCAAGACGCCGACGCCGACACCCACCGCCAGATTGTGCGTCGCCACTACAGCGGCGACGGTAATCAGCATGACGGCGGTCTCGGACTTGGGCAGGCGTTTGAGCGTGGACACACGAATCGAATGCCAGTCGAAGGTGATCAATGAAACGAAGATCATCACCGCCACCAACGCCGCCATGGGGATCATGCCCACAACATCGCCCAGGACCACCACCAGTACCAGCAGGAAAACGCCGGCCAAGAACGTCGAGAGTCGGCTTCGAGCCCCTGAGCCCTTGACGTTGATCATGGTCTGGCCAATCACCGCGCAACCACCCAGGCCACCAAGGAAACCAGTGACGATGTTGGCCGCACCCTGGCCCCAGGAGACGCGGGTCTTATTGGAACGCGTGTCCGTGATGTCATCCACCAGCTTGGCGGTCATCAGGGATTCCAGCAGGCCCACCATCGCCATGGACAACGCGAAGGGTGCAATGATCTGGAACGTCTCCAGATTCAACGGAACGTTGGGCAGGAAGAAACCGGGGAGGCTGTCCGGGAGTTCACCCTTGTCGCTGACGGTCGGAACGTCGATACCGCCCACCACTGTCACCAAGGTGATGAAGACAATGGCCACCAGTGGCGCGGGTATGGCCGAGGTCAAGCGGGGCAGCCCGAACACGATCACCAAGCCCACAACCACAATGGGGTAGACCATCCACGGCACGTTGAAGAGCTCCGGCATCTGGGACATGAACACCAGGATCGCCAGGGCGTTCACGAAGCCGATCATCACGGACCGAGGGATGAAACGCATCAGCTTGGTGACGCCCAGAACGGCCAGGATGATCTGGAAAACGCCCGCCAGGATGATGGTGGCAATGAGGTAGTCGAGCCCGTGCTCCTTCATGACCGGGGCGATCACCAAAGCAACAGCACCTGTGGCCGCGGAGATCATGGCAGGACGCCCGCCCACCATGGCAGTGACCACGCCCATGGTGAAGGAAGCGAACAGCCCGATGCGGGGATCCACTCCGGCAATCACTGAGAACGCGATGGCCTCGGGGATCAACGCCAAAGCCACCACGAGCCCGGCAAGGGATTCCGTCAACAGGCGGCGGGGCGAGCGGAACGTCGCCCGCAGTGACATGAGTTGCTCGGGAGTCATGGGTCCTTACAGTGCGGGCTTTACAAAGCAGTCTGGCGGTAGCGCTCAATCTGCTTTAGACGCCGCAGGAGGCTGTCGCGCCGCGGGTGCGGGACGACGTCGGGCGCCTCAGCGGTGAGATCAAGGTGTTCGGTCCCGTATTGCCACAGCAGGAGGTCATCCAGCAGGCGATCCGGGCCGGGGGAGTAGCGGTGGTCCAGGGCTTTGCGGACCTCAGTGATCCGGTTGGCGCTGAGCAGTCCTGCAAGCTCCACGGTCTTGGTGAGTCCGTGGGCGGCGAGCAGTTCGGCAGCCCATCCCCAGTCATCATCAACTTTACGGTCAACGTGCGGCAGAAGCGTACGCCAGACGTCGCGGACCCGGTTGGGCGTCAGGGGCAGACCGCCATCGCCTTCGAGATCCCAGTAGCCGCGGACTTCCTCATACCGTTCGTGAAGATCGGCGAAGGCACTCTCCACGGTTTCCAACATGGCCGCGGTGGCTGTGAACTGGCGGTCGAAATGCGGTGTCCAAGCGCGCGGGTCTTCGGCCTTGAATCGGATGTCGTGCTCGATCTCGCTCCAGGCATGCGCAAACACGGTACGGATCTGGCATTCGAAGAAGTAGCTGCCATTGGCGGGCATGTCCGGATTGAAGACGTGTTGGTATTCCTTCACGGCCTCGTTCTGGATGGTCCGCAGAATGAGGTGGCGGCTGGAGTATCCGTAGGTTCCGGACTCGATGGAGCCGATGTCCTTCTCGCGATCACCGCGGCAATCAAAAAGTTGGCGCTGGCGCTTGATGATGTTGGCCACCGCTGCGTTTTCCGCCGGCAGTTTGGTGATGACGCGGATGCCCACCATGTCATTCAACGTGCGGAACGGGTCCGGGAACTTCAACACCCGCGGACCGCCCGGCTCCAGGGGATCATCCGTGCGGGAAATCTTTTCTCGGAAAGACTCCACGGTTTTGGTCCGCCCCGTGACAAACAGGGGAGTGACCTCGGCGTCGTTCAACATGTCCCGCAAAGTGAGCAGAACATCCCGTGTGACCCGCTTCAATGCAGGGCGAACACGCTCGTAGAGCGCCACGTTCGCATCCACAGCGTCGCGCTGAGCCTGGTCCAGGCTGTCCCAATTGCTTGCCATGCCCCCAGCTTACGGGGCGGGTCCGACACTGAACCGAGCCACCCGCCGTCGGGGTGCCTCTAGCCAAACTTGTGAAACGTCACGATAGGCTCAGTACAAAGGAGGGCGCAATGTTGCGGCACAAGTACAGCTACGGCGAACACCCCAGCCAATGGGGCGAACTCTTCATACCTGAACCGTCCAACGGAAACCATCGCGGCGCGTCCAGCGTGGCCGGTGGAATCGCCGTTGTGATCCATGGCGGCTACTGGCGCTCACAGTATGGCGCTGAGCTCGGGGAGCCCCTTGCGCGGGACCTTGCCGCGCATGGAATCACCGCGTGGAACCTCGAGTACCGGCGGGCCGGAAACGGTGGTGGTTGGCCCCATACGTTCGAGGACATCCTCGCCGGAATCGACCATCTCTCTCACATCGCCGGCGACCATGACCTCCAACTCGGCAAAGTAGTGGCGCTGGGCCATTCGGCCGGAGGCCACTTGGCGGTCTGGGCCGCCGGGCGGCAAAAGCTGTCCTCCATTGGAACGCCCGACGCCGATCGTCAACTTCAGCGCGGATCAGAGGACAACGCCGTGCACCTGACCGGTGTGGTCAGTCAGTCGGGCCTCCTGAACCTCGCTGCGGCGGAGAAACTTAACCTCAGCAACGGTGCCGTCTGTAACCTCATGGGCGGCGATTCCCATAGATTCCCTAAACGGCATAAATACGCAGATCCCATGAGTTCACTGCCCATCAACGTCCCCGTCTATGCCGTGCACGCCACAGATGACGAGGACGTTCCTGCAAGCCAGTCCGAGGCGTACGTGGCGGCTGCAACGGCGGCCGGAAGTGCTGCCCAGTTGCTGCGCGTCCCCGGCGACCATTTCGACCTCATCGACCCCAAGGCCGTGGCTTACAAGAAATGCCGCGAGCTGGTGCAACGGCTGCTCTCGTAATCTGTGGTTCCTGAGGGCCCGCCTCTGGCAGAGTGGTCCCCATGCTGACAGTCATTGGTGAAGCCTTGGTGGACGTCGTTCAACGCTCCTCGGGAATTGAGGCGCACGTGGGCGGGAGTCCACTGAACGTTGCCGTCGGCTTGGCGCGGCTGGACCACCCGGTCCAGTTCATCGGACGCTACGGCAGGGACGCGTACGGCGATTCCATTGCTGCGCACCTCCGTTCCAGCTCGGTGATGGTTCCGGTGCCGCCGGACGAGAAGCCAACCAGCGTGGCCACCGCGCAGATCGACGACGACGGCGCCGCCACCTACGCCTTCGACCTCGCTTGGGAGCTTCCCGGGCTCGCCGGACGGTTGCCGCTCATGCTGCAAGGCTCCACTCTGCTGCACACCGGATCCATTGCCACCTTCCTGGAGCCGGGCGCCGCGGAGGTGATTGCCGCCGTCGAGCATGCCCATCCGAGCAGCACCATCAGCTTCGATCCCAACTGCCGTCCCAGCATCATCACTGATGTTGAGTATGCGCGAACCCAGGCCGAGCGCTTCGTGGTGCTGTCCGACGTCGTGAAGGCCTCGGACGAGGACCTCGAATGGCTGTATCCCGGCGTTGATCCGGTGGAATCCGCGCGCCGCTGGCTGTCTTTGGGCGGTGAGGAGGGACCGGCTTTGGTGGTGGTGACGCGTGGTTCACGTGGTCCGTGGGGCATCACCCGGGCAGGAGAAACCCAGATTGCCGCGCCAACCGTGAACGTGGTGGACACTGTGGGCGCAGGGGATTCGTTCATGGCAGGGCTGCTGTCCGCCATTGTGGACCATGGGCTGGACGGCGCGCAGAACCGGTCTGATCTCCGGGCGATGCCAGTGGAAACCCTGGCAGCCATCATGGATCATGCCACTCGTGCGGCCGCCGTCACGGTGTCGCGGGCGGGCGCGAATCCGCCCACGCGGGCTGAGCTCAACCACGGAGTGGCATAGGTCCTATCCGGCCCCGTGCCCTTCAGCCACTTCCTCACCGGCTTTGACGGGTCCCGGCGGAGTGCCGTCTCCGAACGGGCTGCCGCCGAGGGATTCCCGTCCGTGATCGGTGAGCCAGCCGGATAGATCAGGACCGGCAGGGACGATCTTGGTGGGGTTAATATCCTCGTGCACCATGTAGTAGTGCTGCTTGATCTGCACGAAATCAATGGTGTCCCCGAAGCCCGGTGTCTGGAACAAATCCCTGGCATAGGCCCACAGCGCCGGCATCTCGCTGAGTTTGTTGCGGTTGCACTTGAAGTGGCCGTGGTAGACGGCATCGAAACGGGCCAGGGTGGTGAAGAGGCGGACATCGGCCTCGGTGATGGAATCACCCACGAGGTACCGTTGACCGCTCAGTCGCTCCTCCAGCCAGTCCAAGGCAGTCCATAGACGGGTGTACGCGGCCTCGTACGCTTCCTGGGATCCGGCGAAGCCGCACCGGTAAACGCCGTTGTTGACCTCGGTGAAGACGCGCTTGTTGACCTGGTCGATTTCCTCGCGCAGGTGCTCCGGGTACAGCTGTGGTGCTCCGGGACGGTGGAATTCCGTCCACTCGGAGGAGAAGTCCAACGTGATCTGGGGGAAGTTGTTGGTGACTACCGCTCCACTGGGGATATCCACCATTGCAGGGACGGTGATGCCGCGGGGGTAGTCGGGGAAGCGGCGGAAGAACGCGTCCTGGAGCCGCTCGATGCCCAGCACCGGGTCCTTGCCGTCCGGGTCCAGATCGAAGGTCCAGGATCGTGCGTCGTGCGTGGGGCCAGGCTGGCCGAGGCTAATGACATCTTCCAAACCAAGAAGCCGGCGCACGATCACTGCACGGTTGGCCCACGGGCAAGCCCGCGCTGCAATCAATCGGTAGCGGCCAGGCTCTACGGGCCAGCCAGGCTCACCGTTGGGTCCGGCCGCACCGTCACGGGTGATCCTGTCCTCGATGTAGTTGGTGTCCCGGTTGAACTCGCCACCAGTGACATAGGCCCCGAGGGTGCTGTGTTCTTCGACTTCGCTGGTCTTCTCACTCATGACTTCACACTATGCCGCGCTCCCTGAACCGCGCGACCTTGGCACGGCCTTCCCGCGACCTTGTAGGCCGTTGGGCCCACGTAGACTGGCCTGATGCGGCTCGTAGCAAGCGATATTGACGGAACCATCCTCGGTCATGACGGCAAAATCAGTGACCGGACCATCAAGGCATTTCAGGCGTGCCGCGACGCAGGGGTGGAGCTCGTCTTCGTCACGGGTCGCCCGCCGCGCTGGTTGTACCCGCTCCAGGAGCAGCTGGGTCACAGCGGGATTGTGATCTGTTCCAACGGGGCTGTGGTGTGGGACCTCGAATCAGAGAAGGCCCTGTCCTCCTGTGTCCTGGACGCCGAATCCGTCTTTGAGGCCCGCCGCATCATCAAGGACATCCGACCGGACGCCCTGTTCGCTGTTGAGACCCTCACGGGTTTCCAGCTGGAACCGGGCTTCATCGAGAACGAAACCAGCGAGCTCCTCGCGGAGTTCACCCCAAAACCGCTGGCCGAGACGCTGACGGCGGATGACGCCGTCGTGAAGTTCCTGGCAATCACCCGCAAAGGGACGCCGGACGAGTTCCTCGCCGAAGTGCAGCCAGCCGTCGCGCACTTGGTGAGCACGACGCACTCAGCGCCTCGGACCGCGATGCTGGAGATGTCTGTTCCCGGCATCAACAAGGCCGTCACGTTGGCCCAGTACGCAGGGTCCTTGGGCATCGAAGCCGCTGATGTGGTGGCGTTCGGAGACATGCCCAACGACATTGAGATGCTTCGCTGGGCCGGTCATGGTTACGCGATGGCCAGCGGACACCCGGAAGCCATCCTCGCCGCCGGGCGGCAGGCGCCGCACTTCGACGACGACGGCGTGGCCCAGATTCTCGAGGCAAAGCTCACCGAGCAGCGGGTCTAGTCAGCCCCGCACTGGTGATGTCCGATTCCTGCCAGCCAGAGTTCGCGCTGGCTGGTGGAATGTTGTCATGAACTTCGAACACCACCAGACAGCTGCTCACTTCCGATCCCTCCACACCAGCCAAAAACCACTGGCGCTGAGCAATGCCTGGGATGTGGCCAGCGCCGTGATCACAGAAGCAGCAGGCGCAACTGCCATTGCCACTACCAGTGCGGGAGTCGCCTGGTCCTTGGGTTTTCCCGACGGCGACCGACTGGACAGGGCGCGCGCCATGGCCGTGGTCGCCAGCATCGTTAGGGCCGTCAACGTGCCTGTTACCGCGGACATAGAGGGCGGCTACTCAGAGACGCTGGAGGGAATTGCAGCCACAGTCGTCGAGCTTCTTGAGGCCGGCGCAGTGGGCATCAACATGGAAGACGGCTCCCGGGACCCCGGCGACTTTGCACACCGGATCTCGGCTGCGCGGGATGCCGCACGGACCGCCGGCCGGGACTTGTTTATCAATGCAAGAACCGATGTTTTCCTGGCAGGAGCCGGAACAGCGGAGCAGCAGATAACCGAGGTCCTGGCCAGAGCTGAAAAGTACGTGGAAGCAGGCGCCGACGGAATCTTCGTTCCGGGAGCCTCAGATGCAGGCACTATTGCAGCGCTGACCGCCGGGATATCTGTTCCCGTCAACGTCATGGTGGTTGCGGGATCGCTGAGCGTCACCGAGCTCGGAAGGCTTGGCGTCTCCCGTGTCAGCCTCGGGTCCAGCATCGCCCAAGCCGCCTACGCCGTCGCTCAGCGAGCAGCCGAAGAGTTAAACACGGCCGGCACGTACATGGCAGTCGCGGACGCCGTGGACTACGGACTCCTCAATGGGCTGTTGGACCCGGCCAACAAGAACTAACGGCGGAAGGGCCTCCTATCGCTAAGAGGGAGGTCCTTTCTCCAGCGCGGAATCCAGCAGCGCACTGAATCGCGGTATCGCTGGAATTCGGTACCGAACCGCTTCTCCAAGTCCGCCTCTTCGTGGGGCCGGACGGCGTAATTCCACAACAGCGAGCCAAGAACCGCGTAGGCGACCACCAGCCACGAACCCAGCATCAGGCCCACAGCTACCCCTTGGGAAATGCCTGCCACGGCCATGGGATTCCTCACCCACTTATACGGTCCGGCGATGACAAGGCGGTTGGGCATCGCGGAGGGCAAGGGGGTGCCGCCTCCGGCTGAGGACATGGTCACCGCGGAAGCAATACCCAGGGCACTGGCCAATATCAGCACCACGAGGCCGGCGGGCGCTGCACCAGAAGGGAACGGCACAGAAATGTGCCATCGCTGCTCGAACCATCTAATGACGGACGGAAGAACCACCAGGAAGAATCCCCAGAAGAGGATCAGTTGGCCCATGGTTGCTCCCACATTGCCTGCTGTGCCGCCACGGTTGGACGCCGGACGGAACGCGAAGGGCCCGCGCACCATCAACTCCGTGGGGACGCGGCCCTGCACCACAAAGAACAGAGCAACCACTGAACACGCGGCGGCGGCCAACATGAGCAGGACGCCCCAGCCCGCTTCAGTAGAGATTGTTGCGTAGGCGGCCAAAGAGACCGCAACCAGACCCGTCCATCCGGTGGCCACGACTGCTGCTGCCCTGACGCCGAGTGCCGCGACACCCGAGCCAACGACGAACAAGGGAATGTCGAAGACGGCTACGGCAACGGGATCCAGGCTGCCCAGAGTGGAAGTGCGTATGACGGGTGACAGGAAAACTCCCACCCACCACATCAGCCCGGCCAAGGCTTGAACAGCGAAGTAGGCCCGGCCCCACCCTTGTGCCCGCGGTGTGGAAGGAGCCAGAGGATTCACGGGTGCCGCACGCCCTCACCGGCGAGCAAAGCGCGGTAGCCCTCTTTGTACGTGGGGAAGGTGAGCTCAAATCCAGTGGCCCTTAACCGTGCGTTTGAACAGCGTTTGTCGCCGGGGCCGGCGTCGGACGCGCTGTCAGGTGCCGCCGTCGTGGGTTCCGGGCACCCCATCTCTGAGGCGAGGAAGCGCATGACGTCGCCCATTTCCGCCGCGTGATCATCAACGCCCACGTAAACCGGATCCGGGGCGGCTTCCATGGTGGTGAGGTGGACGATCATGGCCGCGGCGTCGTCCCGGTGCACGCGATTGGTGTGGCGGGGCAGGGCCGGGATGACAGCCTTGCCGCTGCGGACTTGGTCGATCAGCCGAGTGCGTCCCGGCCCGTAGATTCCGCCCAATCGCAGGGAGATGGGCTGCGTGTTGGTACCGCGCGTCCGGGCGAACAGGAGGTCTTCGGCTTCCACCAGGACCTTGCCGCTGAACCGGGTGGGCTCCGTGGGCGTGGACTCGTCCACAACAGCTCCACCGGAATCCTTATACACAGCGGTGGAGGAGACGAACAGGATTCGACGCGGCTCCATCGATTGCCGTTCCAGTGCATCCAGCACGTTCTTCACGCCGTCCAAGTACGCCGCCCGGTAAGCCTCTTCGGTGGATGCATCTGCGGCGATGGACACCACAACAATGTCCACATCTGCCGGCAGTTCCGGCAGCTCAGTGGAGAGGTCCGCGAACACGCCGTGGATCTCTGCGGGCAGCTTTTCGGGGGACCTGCGCAAGCCCACCACGTCATGGCCTTCCGCTGCGAAGCGCAGTCCAACTTCGGTTCCGAGGTCGCCGCAGCCGGCAATCAACACAGTCATGTCCCTAGTTTGTCAGTCCTGCAGTGTCATCTTGTTCCCAGCTTCCATACAACCTGCGTTCAACTTGCCTCCGTAGGCTTCCAGCCAAGTACCCGTTCGCACGGTTTATCTGTCTCATTGAATTTGTAGGGGGAACCATGGCTAAGCGTCGGATCAACAACGTCAACACCGCACCTTTGCGGCGCATCGAACCGGATCATCACTGGCGTTCGCTTCGCCAGGGAGACCGCGTCAATGTCACCCTGACTCCTGGTTTCCAGTCCGCAGGCGTTGTGGACGCCGTAACCGGCGATGCCACCGCGGTGTGGGTGGAGCTCGACGACGGTCGCGGCCGGACGCTGGTCCACGTCAGCGACGGCGTGGCGATTGTTCCGCAAACAACGACGGCGGCCCTCCCGCAGGAGAGCTAACCGCACCTTTGCGATGGGCTACGCTACGGGAGTGACGCTGCCCTATTTCCTCCGCAAGGACGGTTCGGTGGGCCCTTTGGCCTTCGCCCACCGGGGATTCTCCTTGGATGGCCTGGAGAATTCCATGGCCGCGTTCCAGGCTGCCGTTGAGCTCGGAACCGTGCACCTCGAAACCGATGTCCACACGACGTCCGACGGCGTACTGCTGGTGTTCCACGACTCCTCCTTGGAACGCGTGACCGATTCCGTGGGCAAGGTTTCGGAGCTGACCGCTGCTGCGGTGGCTGCGGCACGTATTGGCGGGGTGGAGCCGGTGCCAACTTTCGATGAGCTGGTGACCTCATTGCCCCATGCCCGGCTGAA is drawn from Arthrobacter sp. 31Y and contains these coding sequences:
- a CDS encoding SulP family inorganic anion transporter — its product is MTPEQLMSLRATFRSPRRLLTESLAGLVVALALIPEAIAFSVIAGVDPRIGLFASFTMGVVTAMVGGRPAMISAATGAVALVIAPVMKEHGLDYLIATIILAGVFQIILAVLGVTKLMRFIPRSVMIGFVNALAILVFMSQMPELFNVPWMVYPIVVVGLVIVFGLPRLTSAIPAPLVAIVFITLVTVVGGIDVPTVSDKGELPDSLPGFFLPNVPLNLETFQIIAPFALSMAMVGLLESLMTAKLVDDITDTRSNKTRVSWGQGAANIVTGFLGGLGGCAVIGQTMINVKGSGARSRLSTFLAGVFLLVLVVVLGDVVGMIPMAALVAVMIFVSLITFDWHSIRVSTLKRLPKSETAVMLITVAAVVATHNLAVGVGVGVLTAMVLFARRVAHFATVERTELELNGENVATYTVDGELFFASSNDLYTQFDYAKDSSEGIDRVIIDLHGSHIWDASTVAVLDSVTEKYRNHGREVEFIGLNEASVRMRERLAGKLNS
- a CDS encoding GTP pyrophosphokinase → MASNWDSLDQAQRDAVDANVALYERVRPALKRVTRDVLLTLRDMLNDAEVTPLFVTGRTKTVESFREKISRTDDPLEPGGPRVLKFPDPFRTLNDMVGIRVITKLPAENAAVANIIKRQRQLFDCRGDREKDIGSIESGTYGYSSRHLILRTIQNEAVKEYQHVFNPDMPANGSYFFECQIRTVFAHAWSEIEHDIRFKAEDPRAWTPHFDRQFTATAAMLETVESAFADLHERYEEVRGYWDLEGDGGLPLTPNRVRDVWRTLLPHVDRKVDDDWGWAAELLAAHGLTKTVELAGLLSANRITEVRKALDHRYSPGPDRLLDDLLLWQYGTEHLDLTAEAPDVVPHPRRDSLLRRLKQIERYRQTAL
- a CDS encoding alpha/beta hydrolase — translated: MLRHKYSYGEHPSQWGELFIPEPSNGNHRGASSVAGGIAVVIHGGYWRSQYGAELGEPLARDLAAHGITAWNLEYRRAGNGGGWPHTFEDILAGIDHLSHIAGDHDLQLGKVVALGHSAGGHLAVWAAGRQKLSSIGTPDADRQLQRGSEDNAVHLTGVVSQSGLLNLAAAEKLNLSNGAVCNLMGGDSHRFPKRHKYADPMSSLPINVPVYAVHATDDEDVPASQSEAYVAAATAAGSAAQLLRVPGDHFDLIDPKAVAYKKCRELVQRLLS
- a CDS encoding carbohydrate kinase family protein, with amino-acid sequence MLTVIGEALVDVVQRSSGIEAHVGGSPLNVAVGLARLDHPVQFIGRYGRDAYGDSIAAHLRSSSVMVPVPPDEKPTSVATAQIDDDGAATYAFDLAWELPGLAGRLPLMLQGSTLLHTGSIATFLEPGAAEVIAAVEHAHPSSTISFDPNCRPSIITDVEYARTQAERFVVLSDVVKASDEDLEWLYPGVDPVESARRWLSLGGEEGPALVVVTRGSRGPWGITRAGETQIAAPTVNVVDTVGAGDSFMAGLLSAIVDHGLDGAQNRSDLRAMPVETLAAIMDHATRAAAVTVSRAGANPPTRAELNHGVA
- a CDS encoding glutathione S-transferase family protein, whose protein sequence is MSEKTSEVEEHSTLGAYVTGGEFNRDTNYIEDRITRDGAAGPNGEPGWPVEPGRYRLIAARACPWANRAVIVRRLLGLEDVISLGQPGPTHDARSWTFDLDPDGKDPVLGIERLQDAFFRRFPDYPRGITVPAMVDIPSGAVVTNNFPQITLDFSSEWTEFHRPGAPQLYPEHLREEIDQVNKRVFTEVNNGVYRCGFAGSQEAYEAAYTRLWTALDWLEERLSGQRYLVGDSITEADVRLFTTLARFDAVYHGHFKCNRNKLSEMPALWAYARDLFQTPGFGDTIDFVQIKQHYYMVHEDINPTKIVPAGPDLSGWLTDHGRESLGGSPFGDGTPPGPVKAGEEVAEGHGAG
- a CDS encoding Cof-type HAD-IIB family hydrolase, producing MRLVASDIDGTILGHDGKISDRTIKAFQACRDAGVELVFVTGRPPRWLYPLQEQLGHSGIVICSNGAVVWDLESEKALSSCVLDAESVFEARRIIKDIRPDALFAVETLTGFQLEPGFIENETSELLAEFTPKPLAETLTADDAVVKFLAITRKGTPDEFLAEVQPAVAHLVSTTHSAPRTAMLEMSVPGINKAVTLAQYAGSLGIEAADVVAFGDMPNDIEMLRWAGHGYAMASGHPEAILAAGRQAPHFDDDGVAQILEAKLTEQRV
- a CDS encoding isocitrate lyase/PEP mutase family protein, with protein sequence MNFEHHQTAAHFRSLHTSQKPLALSNAWDVASAVITEAAGATAIATTSAGVAWSLGFPDGDRLDRARAMAVVASIVRAVNVPVTADIEGGYSETLEGIAATVVELLEAGAVGINMEDGSRDPGDFAHRISAARDAARTAGRDLFINARTDVFLAGAGTAEQQITEVLARAEKYVEAGADGIFVPGASDAGTIAALTAGISVPVNVMVVAGSLSVTELGRLGVSRVSLGSSIAQAAYAVAQRAAEELNTAGTYMAVADAVDYGLLNGLLDPANKN
- a CDS encoding methyltransferase family protein, with the protein product MNPLAPSTPRAQGWGRAYFAVQALAGLMWWVGVFLSPVIRTSTLGSLDPVAVAVFDIPLFVVGSGVAALGVRAAAVVATGWTGLVAVSLAAYATISTEAGWGVLLMLAAAACSVVALFFVVQGRVPTELMVRGPFAFRPASNRGGTAGNVGATMGQLILFWGFFLVVLPSVIRWFEQRWHISVPFPSGAAPAGLVVLILASALGIASAVTMSSAGGGTPLPSAMPNRLVIAGPYKWVRNPMAVAGISQGVAVGLMLGSWLVVAYAVLGSLLWNYAVRPHEEADLEKRFGTEFQRYRDSVRCWIPRWRKDLPLSDRRPFRR
- a CDS encoding SDR family oxidoreductase; its protein translation is MTVLIAGCGDLGTEVGLRFAAEGHDVVGLRRSPEKLPAEIHGVFADLSTELPELPADVDIVVVSIAADASTEEAYRAAYLDGVKNVLDALERQSMEPRRILFVSSTAVYKDSGGAVVDESTPTEPTRFSGKVLVEAEDLLFARTRGTNTQPISLRLGGIYGPGRTRLIDQVRSGKAVIPALPRHTNRVHRDDAAAMIVHLTTMEAAPDPVYVGVDDHAAEMGDVMRFLASEMGCPEPTTAAPDSASDAGPGDKRCSNARLRATGFELTFPTYKEGYRALLAGEGVRHP